The genomic window TTTTTCTTTAGTTATATCATTTATTTCTTGAACGACTTTTAGGCTTTTAATGATTGTACTTACTTGATCATCATTTAAGCGTAGAAAAGGTACTATTTGACATCTTGATCGAATGGTTGATAATAATTTCTCGGGCCGTTGGGTTATTAGAATAAATAATCCTGCGTTTGGCTCTTCAAGGGTTTTTAATAATGCATTTGATGCAGATTCGTTCATCTTTTCAATATCTTCAATTATCACAATGCTTCGTTCTGATTCCAATGGCTTCTTGGCTAAGAATTCTATTATTTCTTTAATTTGATTAAGTCTTATTTGAGCTGGTGATTTTATATTTATACTTTCTAATTTTGCTTTTTCCTGAGAAATACTTTTACCTTGAACCATATAAGATGGTTCTATAAATAATAAGTCAGGATGATTATTATTTTCTATTTTCCTCTTGGTGTCTTCTTTATCAGGATTTGTATTTAGAATTGATTGAATAAAAACTTTTGCAGTTTTTTTTCTTCCTACTCCTTCTGGACCTGAGAATAAATATGCTGTTGAAATATGTTTTTTTGAAATAGAAGATTTTAAAATTTGAATTGCTAAATCTTGACCATATATTTTATTAAATTCATCCATTTTATCTATCTTTTAATAACTTATTGATCTCAGATTTCATCTCGAATATAATTTCATCTTTAGACTTCATAGCAGATATTTTTTTCCAATGATTCTCCTCAGATAATTCCTGAAAGCCTTTAGATACA from Prochlorococcus marinus XMU1408 includes these protein-coding regions:
- a CDS encoding DNA polymerase III subunit delta', which encodes MDEFNKIYGQDLAIQILKSSISKKHISTAYLFSGPEGVGRKKTAKVFIQSILNTNPDKEDTKRKIENNNHPDLLFIEPSYMVQGKSISQEKAKLESINIKSPAQIRLNQIKEIIEFLAKKPLESERSIVIIEDIEKMNESASNALLKTLEEPNAGLFILITQRPEKLLSTIRSRCQIVPFLRLNDDQVSTIIKSLKVVQEINDITKEKVKELIAFSYGSPGRYLTNIQYWLGISNGLREKLEMKLTNQIEVLKLAKEITDELDIDHQLWLINFQQNRIWEREKNSTLIKKFEQLRQQLISYVQPRLAWEVALLEINFIN